Genomic DNA from Streptomyces sp. NBC_01571:
GGCGCGGACATCGCCCGGATCCAGGCCCGCGGCGGCAACGTCATCCCGTCCTTCGGCGGCTACGGCGCCGACACCACCGGCACCGAACTCGCCGACAGCTGCACCAGTGTCGACGCCATCGCCAAGGTGTACGAGAGCCTCGTCACGACGTACGGCATCACCCGGATCGACCTCGACATCGAGGCCGACTCGATCAACAACACCGCCGGGATCGACCGCCGCAACAAGGCCATCGCCAAGGTCCAGCGCTGGGCCGAACGCACGCGTCACCCCGTGCAGTTCTCCTACACGCTGCCCAGCTTCGCGACCGGTCTCGCGCCCAACGGGGTGGCCCTGCTGCGCAACGCCGTCGACAACGGCGCACGCGTGGACGTCGTCAACATCATGACCTTCGACTACTGGGACGGCGCCACGCACGACATGGCGGCCGACACCAGGACGGCCGCGACCGGCCTGCACGACCAACTGGCCGCGCTGCACCCGGAGAAGTCCCCGGCGAAGCTGTGGAACACGATCGGCGTCACCGAGATGCCCGGCATCGACGACTACGGCCCCGAGGAGACCTTCACCACCCAGGACGCCGTCGCGGTCGAGAGGTGGGCCGCCGCCAGGGGCATCAACACGCTCTCCTTCTGGGCGCTCCAGCGTGACAACGGCGGCTGCGTGGGCACCGCGGGCGCCAACACCTGCTCCGGAATCGCCCAGGACACCTGGTACTTCAGCCACACCTTCGAGCGCTTCACCCACGGCGTCCGCTGACGTTTCACCCACGGTGTTCGCCGAGCGGCGTGGGAAGGCGGCCGTGGCGCCTCGGGGCCCGCCCGGAATCCGGGCGGGCCCCGAGGGCCTGGTGCCCCGTTCTGCCGTGCTCCGGCCGTCCCGCGTCACATGCCGTACGGACTCGACGGGGGAGCTGTCGTACGGAGGTCGCGCGGGAGGTGCGGCGCCACCGGAGCCCTCGGCGCGCCGAGGAGCAGGGGAGCGGCGCCGGTGCGGGCCAGGAGCTGTGAGGTCTGCGGGGAGGGGTGGTGCAGCTGCAGCGACGCGTGCGCCGTGGCGGCGTGCTCCGACGCGTCCAGGAAGACCTTCAGGCCAGTGCCGTCGCATGATCCGAGAGGGGTCAGATCGACGTCGATGGTCCTGATGCCGTCGTCCAGGCACCGTTCCAGGGCGTCGCGCACCCGGGGCGCCGTGGCCGGATCGATCTCACCGGCCAGGGTGATCAGTGACCGGTTCCTCCGGTCGTGCCGGTAGATGGTCAGACGCGGTAGGGACATGACGCCTCCGTTCTGGGGACTCGCCGGGCTTCTCGGGTCCGGCCGGTACGGACGAGGTCCGGGCCGAGGTCGGGCCCGAGGTCCGGCCCGAGGTCCGGGCGGTGCCCCGGCCAGGCCGGAGCGCGGGCGGACGGCTGCTGTACGGGCGGCCGGCTGCTGTACGGGCGGTCGGCGATTCGCTCGGCGTGCTGGATGCCGAGCCGGTGGAGCACGTAGGCCCCGACGGCGACAAGCACCAGACAGAGGGAGACGGTCACGAAGGCGTCCATGGCAGCCGCCTCATTCGCCGATGACCGGAAGGCGGCGGGGCCGCAGGTCGTGGCGCGTCGCTTCGAAGATCGCGGACATGGGGCCGACCCGTCTCCGGGCCGCCCTGGGACTGCGGTCCGGGTCTCGTCACTCACCGGGAACGACCCGGCGTGGAAGCCGGCGCACGAAATACTCTCGGTACACCAAACGTACTCCTCCCGTCCCCCGGCTTCCCCGTGCCCGACGCTCCCCGTGCCGGAAGCGCCCGGCGTCGCGGCGGCCGAGGCGACCGGCAGGAGTACGGTGGAGCCGAGGGCACCTCGTATGCCGGTGATCGGACCGGTCTCGTCCTCGCCGCGCAGCAGACACGGGCCGCTCCGGTCCGGGGCAGGTTCCGCCCTATGACATCCGAGGCCACGCATCAGCCGCCCGGTCCGCAGCGCGCAGACTCCCCCGGCGCAGATTCCTCCCGGGCCCCCGGCACGCGGACGGACGCGCCGGGCCGGGTGGAGGTCCGTATCGTCTCCGGGGACCCCGAAGCGGCCCGGCGTGTCGCGGACGCGCTCCGGGTGCTGTTCGCCGGCGACGAGCAGCGCAGTTACCCGGACGGCCCCGCGGGAACGGGCACGCGGCTGCACCTCACGCTCGACGCCTCGGACACCGCCCGCCCGCTCCGCCCCTGGCTCGACACCAGCAGGCCGCCCGCGGACCGCACCCACCGGGGCGAGACGGTCTGACGGCCCCGCCGTCGAGCCACCCGGATCCCCGCCCGTTCCCCGGAAACCGTCGAAGAGGCGCAGCCCAGGACCCTGGCCGCACCGTCACCGAGGCCGAGGTGCCCCCGATGCCTCCCGGTCTCCGTACTCGGTTCCCCGCACTCCGGTCGTGGCGCACCCCGCCCGCGGCCGGTCGGATGTTCCGCAACGACCCCTGGTCCGCGGAGCGTTACGCACCCCGACGCACCCGGCGCCCCCGACGCACGGACCCGTCGGCCGACCGCGACCACTGCACTTCACCCGCCCGCCGCCTCGCCCTCGCCACCCCTCCAGGAGCTCCGATGACTCTCGCCCCGCCGCCCCTGCTCTTCTCCCCGGTCGGTGTCCGCCTGCGCCTGGCGGCCCAGCCCGAGCACGGCCGTATGCCCCGGCCCATCGACGGCGCCTGGTGGCCCCGCTCGTACGACCTGACCTCGGAACTGCCCTGGCTGCTCGACGGACTTCCGCGTTCCTGGGGGCAGATCGAGGGCGTTCTGGTGGACGGGGCCGAGTGGTCCCCGTTCCCGGGCCGGCTGCTCGTCGCCGAGGGAGTCGTGCGCCTGCGCCGGACGACCCCCCCGGCACGCCCCGTCCACCGTCTGTCTGGTGGCTCCCGGCCGGGGCCGCTGGGACCTTCTGGTGGTGCCGCCCACCGCCACGGAGGAGGAGGCCGGCCGGCTCATGGAAGGCGCCGTGGGGGACAGCTTGGAGGACAGCCTCGGGGACCACGTGCCGGACCACGTGGAGGACCGTGTGGTGTGAGCGGACGGCAGGACGCACGCGGGCGCGGTCGGGGCCCGTGAACCGGCGTGACGGAGCGGGGCGTTCCCTCGACAGCCCTGTGCGCCCCCGATCCCCGATCCCTGATCCCTGATCCTCGATCCCGTCGTCACTCCCCGCGGAGCTTCGCCGTGGCGAACTCCCGCATCCCCTCCTCGAAGGCGACCTCGGCCTTCCAGCCCAGTTCGGCGCGGAGCCGGGAGGAGTCCGCCGTGATGTGGCGTACGTCGCCCAGGCGGTACTCGCCGGTCACCACGGGCTCGGGCCCGCCGTACGCGGCGGCCAGTGCCCGTGCCATCGCCCCGACCGTGTGCGGTTCCCCGCTGCCGGTGTTGTACGCGGTCAGCGCGCCGTCCCGGGACTCGGCCATGAGCGCGGCCACGTTGGCCGCCGCCACATCCCGTACGTGCACGAAGTCCCGTCGCTGGCGCCCGTCCTCGAAGACGCGCGGCGCCCGGCCGTGGGCGAGGGCGGACCGGAAGAAGGAGGCGACGCCCGCGTAGGGGGTGTCGCGCGGCATGCCGGGGCCGTAGACGTTGTGGTAGCGCAGCGACACCGCCGAGCCGCCGGTGGCCCGGGCCCAGGCCGCCGCCAGATGCTCCTGTGCCAGCTTGGTCGTCGCGTACACGTTGCGGGGATCGGCCGGCGCGTCCTCGCCCACCAGTCCCGGGGTCAGTTCCTCACCGCACCGCGGGCACCGGGGTTCGAACCGTCCCGCGTCCAGATCGGCCACGGTCCGGGGCCCCGGCCGGACCACCCCGTGCCACTCGCACGCGTACCGCCCCTCCCCGTACACCACCATCGACCCGGCGAGCACGAGCCGCCGCACCCCCGCCTCCGCCATGGCGGCCAGCAGTACCGCCGTACCGAGGTCGTTGCGCGACACGTACTCGACCGCGTCCCCGAACCCCGTTCCCAGCCCGACCATCGCCGCCTGATGGCAGACGGCGTCCACGCCCGGCAGCGCGGACGCGACCGCCCCGGCGTCGCGCACGTCCAGACCGTCGCGCAGGTCGAACACGACGGGTTCGTGCCCGTGTTCCCTCAGCGCCTCGACGACATGGGACCCGATGAACCCGGCACCGCCGGTGACCAGTACACGCATACCGGGCACGCTAGGCCCCGGACCTGCGCCATCACAGCGCCGCGCCGTGCATGTCACCGCTCCGTAAGACCTCGCCCGTCCCCGGCGGCCGGAACGGGCGCGAGGGAGCGCGGGTTCACGGGAGGCCGTCGCGTGAGGAGCGCGCGCGTGGCCGCCGGCATCCGAGGCGCGCGGCGCACGGGTCCCCCGCGGAAACACCCCGCCGGACAAGTGGCCGGGCCGTGGCGAAAGACCGAGGTCAACCGTGCGGGCCGATGGTCAACCGTGCGGGCCGATGGTCCTGGCCCACCCCACCGACAGCCCCCAGGATCCAGTTGTCCTGGAGGTGACCGTTACGGCGACGTTCTCGTGGGTGTTCCTGGAAGCCAGCTGGTCCAGCTGCCGAGGTCCCCTGTCCGAGCACGCGACGGATTGGCTCATGAACGAGCCGACCTCGACGTCGATGGTCCCGGAACCCGAGCAGATCACCGCGACTTCCAGAGTTCCCCGTCGAACCAGGGGGATTTCCGGAAACGTGTAACCACCCGTCATTCCGCCCGTTCTGATGAACGTTTCCTGCGCGTCCGGAAGTTGGGGCGGAGTACGCGGGTCCGCGGTGACGGAGGATGCGGGTGAAGGGGCGGCGGAAGGTCTGTCGGGTGAAGCTGATTCGACCGGCACCTCACCCGCGGTCGCCCGACCGTCGGTCGACGTCGTACCGGTGCAGCCGGTCAACGCCAGCAGGGCGACTGGAACGGCCATCGCTATGCGCCGCATGTGACCACCCGGGCCATGGCACTTGCGAGCACTGTGGAGCTGGGAGCAGACACACTTCTCCCCCTGGTGTCCTGGGAATGGAAGTGGCTCATATGCGGTGGGCGCCTGCCGGTACGCCGTGGGCGACGCCGTACGGAGTCAGGGCGACGACGCCGGTTCCCCGCGAGGGTGTGTCGGCACTGATGTCGAGGGGGCTGACGCCGAACGAGCGGGCGACGTCGGGGGCGAGGTCGTGGGCGGTCCACCGCCATTCGTCCTCGTCGTCCTGGCTTTCCCGCGCTGCGTCCCAGTCGGGGTGCAGGCCCAGTTCCGCACGGCGTGCTCGCTCGTACGGCAGGGGGTCGCCGAGGGTCAGCAACTCGTCGTCCCCCTCGCCGGTCTCGCAGTACCGCCGGACCACCGTGCCGTGCTCGGCGACGAGCCAGGCGGAGCCGTCACCCTGGCCGCCGTAGTAGTACGCCTGGGCCCCGCCGTAGCGTGCACTGAGCTCGGCGCACAGGCGCAGCACGTCCTCGCTCCGCTCCTTGCCGCAAGGGTCGCACCAGGCGCCGAGGACGAGGGTCCAGCCGTCCAGCTCGGGTGTGACGAAGACCCGCTCGTAGCCCGTGTGGTCGTCCGTGTCGCAGCCGTGGCCGTCACTGTCGACGATGTCGTTGCCGAGAGCGAACGTCACGGGTCTGGGATCGGTCAGGCCCAGGGTCCGCATGATCCCGGCCTGGTCCCCACTGGGGACGGCGATCCAGTGATTCCAGCACGCCCACAGTGGTTCGGGCCGGTCTTCCAGGAGCTTGACGCGGATGAGCCGTTCGATCGCGGCCACGTCGGTACGGGACAGCACCGGTTCGCCGCCCAGCTCGGCGAGCACCGTCAACGCCCGTGCCCGCTGCCGGCCCGGTCCCCGCTCCCGGATGCGCTGGAGCGGCGGAATCACGTGCGGCCCCTGGAGGACCAGGGCATCCTGTGCCTGCCGGGCGACCTTCGGGTCCGGGTCGCCGAGCAGCGTCAGCACAGCGGCGGCAGCGGACCGGCCGGCCTCGCCGCAGTGCTGGATCCCGCGGACCGCCTCGTACCGCACGAGCGGCAGGGGATGGGAGAGGGCCGTGGTGTAGCGGTCGAGGGCGGCTGCGCCGAGGTGGGAGAACACGAAGCCGATTTGCTTGCGGGAGCGCTCGTCGGTGGCGGAGGCGAGACCTCGGAGCAGGCCGTCGAAGCCCGCGTCTCCGATCCGTCCGAGGACGGCGGCGATCGGCCGCCGGTCCACGGGGGACTCCTGGTCCATCACCTCCCGCACCAACCCCTCGACCCCGTCGGCGCCGAGCGCGACCAGCGCGTCGGCCGCCGCCTCGCGTCGGTCCGGTATGCCGAGGCCTCGTATCAGGTCGGCGTTCACCACGTGCCCCTCCACCATGGTCGACCGTGCTTCCGGGCGTCATGTTCCCGCAAGGGTCTGACATCGGCTGAGCGGTTCCGGCGTCCGGTCCGGGCTCAGTGGGCGTCGCGGATGCTGGTCGCGATGCCGTTGCTGATCACGACCTCGGCGCTGAAGCCAGGGCGGTGACACGGCAACACTTCGGCTGCGGAGGGCGGTTGGGCGACGCGCCGCCCTGCGGGGGTACGCGAGGGAGGGCGGGCCAGGGTGTACCCGGCGCGCAGGGCCGGTGCGGTCGTGCCGTCGCGGGACCGCGGACGCGCGCACCGGCCAGGGTCGGCGGCCCCGGTGGCTCGAGGGCGCCGGTGGCCTGCCCGGCTCGCTCAGCGCACGGGGAAGCCGAAGGAGTACCCCTGCCCCTTGAGCCAGGGCAGGACCCGGCGCAGCGCTTCGACGGTCTGGGAGCGGTCGCCTCCCGCGTCGTGGAAGAGGAGCGTCGGCCCGTTGGGGAGCTCCCGCTGGACGGTGGCGACGATGGCGTCCGTGCCCGGCCGCTCGAAGTCCTTGGTGTCCACGTTCCAGCCCAGCGGGCGCATGCCCCGGGAGGCGGCGAGCTTGCGGCTGTCGGGGGTGAAGGCGCCGCCGGGGGCCCGGTAGTACATCGGCCGGACGCCCCCGGACGCCTTGGTGATCATGCGTTCGGCGTCGAGGATCTGCTGGGACCGGTAGGCCGGGGACTTCTTGTCCATGGTGGTGTCGTGCGACACCGTGTGGTCGCACAGCCGGTGCCCGGCCGCGACCACCTTCTTCACGAGGTCCGGGTGGGCCTGCGCCTGCGTCCCCACCATGCAGAACGTGGCCTTCACCCCGTACTCCCGCAACACGTCGAGGACTTGGGGGGTCCATTCGGGGTCGGGACCGTCGTCGATGGTGATGTTGACGCCGCGAGCGCCCTTGTCCGAGGCGTGCGCGATGGTCACCGCGACCGTCTTGACTGCGCTGCTCCGCGCGGCCGGCGCGGACGCCTTCGACGAGGGGGCGCCCACGGCACCGGCCTGCGCGGTCCACAACGAGGCGCCGACGGCGAACACCGTCACTCCGAGGGCCGCCCCGACCACCTTGCCGTACCAGCCCCGCGCTCCGCCGTGCCGTGCCATGTCCGCCCCGCTTTCGCCAGTGCCCCGTCGATCCCCGGTCGTGTCGCGACCACTTGGCAGGACGAAGGATCCTGGCCGCGGGATGCGTCCGTTACCGATCACGGACAATCCCGGAGGAGTTCTCGGACAACCGGGCCGGCCCCGGACGACGGAGAGCCCCGGGTCATCGAGCTGGGGGTGCAGTTGGAAGGGCTGGGTTCGCGCGCTGTTCGCAGTGGTCGTCCGGTCTTGTGGGCACGCTTTGGGCACGCCCCACAGGGGGGCGCTGCGCGGGGACCGGACGGTTCCGCCGCGGTGGGACACCTGTGGGTGCGGGATCAGGTGGGCCCGTCGGGACGCCGGGAGAAGACCGTGTAGCCGGC
This window encodes:
- a CDS encoding chitinase — encoded protein: MTVTALSAGLVALGGGGALAAAPARSHAPKPLPAHVAAPYFEAWTGESPAALAAASGNKYLTMAFLQTDAPGSCTAYWNGATAQPIDKASFGADIARIQARGGNVIPSFGGYGADTTGTELADSCTSVDAIAKVYESLVTTYGITRIDLDIEADSINNTAGIDRRNKAIAKVQRWAERTRHPVQFSYTLPSFATGLAPNGVALLRNAVDNGARVDVVNIMTFDYWDGATHDMAADTRTAATGLHDQLAALHPEKSPAKLWNTIGVTEMPGIDDYGPEETFTTQDAVAVERWAAARGINTLSFWALQRDNGGCVGTAGANTCSGIAQDTWYFSHTFERFTHGVR
- a CDS encoding STAS domain-containing protein — encoded protein: MSLPRLTIYRHDRRNRSLITLAGEIDPATAPRVRDALERCLDDGIRTIDVDLTPLGSCDGTGLKVFLDASEHAATAHASLQLHHPSPQTSQLLARTGAAPLLLGAPRAPVAPHLPRDLRTTAPPSSPYGM
- a CDS encoding NAD(P)-dependent oxidoreductase, which gives rise to MRVLVTGGAGFIGSHVVEALREHGHEPVVFDLRDGLDVRDAGAVASALPGVDAVCHQAAMVGLGTGFGDAVEYVSRNDLGTAVLLAAMAEAGVRRLVLAGSMVVYGEGRYACEWHGVVRPGPRTVADLDAGRFEPRCPRCGEELTPGLVGEDAPADPRNVYATTKLAQEHLAAAWARATGGSAVSLRYHNVYGPGMPRDTPYAGVASFFRSALAHGRAPRVFEDGRQRRDFVHVRDVAAANVAALMAESRDGALTAYNTGSGEPHTVGAMARALAAAYGGPEPVVTGEYRLGDVRHITADSSRLRAELGWKAEVAFEEGMREFATAKLRGE
- a CDS encoding HEAT repeat domain-containing protein, with product MVNADLIRGLGIPDRREAAADALVALGADGVEGLVREVMDQESPVDRRPIAAVLGRIGDAGFDGLLRGLASATDERSRKQIGFVFSHLGAAALDRYTTALSHPLPLVRYEAVRGIQHCGEAGRSAAAAVLTLLGDPDPKVARQAQDALVLQGPHVIPPLQRIRERGPGRQRARALTVLAELGGEPVLSRTDVAAIERLIRVKLLEDRPEPLWACWNHWIAVPSGDQAGIMRTLGLTDPRPVTFALGNDIVDSDGHGCDTDDHTGYERVFVTPELDGWTLVLGAWCDPCGKERSEDVLRLCAELSARYGGAQAYYYGGQGDGSAWLVAEHGTVVRRYCETGEGDDELLTLGDPLPYERARRAELGLHPDWDAARESQDDEDEWRWTAHDLAPDVARSFGVSPLDISADTPSRGTGVVALTPYGVAHGVPAGAHRI
- a CDS encoding polysaccharide deacetylase family protein, which translates into the protein MARHGGARGWYGKVVGAALGVTVFAVGASLWTAQAGAVGAPSSKASAPAARSSAVKTVAVTIAHASDKGARGVNITIDDGPDPEWTPQVLDVLREYGVKATFCMVGTQAQAHPDLVKKVVAAGHRLCDHTVSHDTTMDKKSPAYRSQQILDAERMITKASGGVRPMYYRAPGGAFTPDSRKLAASRGMRPLGWNVDTKDFERPGTDAIVATVQRELPNGPTLLFHDAGGDRSQTVEALRRVLPWLKGQGYSFGFPVR